Genomic segment of Paenibacillus sp. FSL R5-0912:
TAAGCTTGCGCTCAGCCCGTCCATCGTTACCCTGCACATCCGGAAGCTCGAAGCCGCCGGGCTGACCGGAAGCCGCAGGGTCCGGCTGAACGGGGGGACGCATAAGCTGTGCTTCCTCAAAGCAGCAAGCATTGATATCCAGCTGCCGTCTGTCCGCAAGGACGCGAAGGTGCTCGAGCAGAGTATTTCTGTGGGTCACTATACGGCGTTTGAAGTCCATCCAACCTGCGGGCTGGGTACACATGAGATGGAAATTGGGGTGTGGGATGATCCGCGTTATTTTCTGGATCCCGAGCGGGTTAATGCTGCGATTCTATGGTTTGGCAGAGGATACGTGGAGTATAAAATGCCCAACTATCTGGCCGCCGGCCAGACGGCGGACTTCCTTGAAATATCCATGGAGCTGGCTTCGGAAGCGCCTGGCTTAAGAGACGAATGGCCGTCGGATATCGGCTTCACGTTTAACGGTGTGTTCCTTGGAGCCTGGACGAGTCCGGCGGATTTCGGCAGAGCGGCACGCGGCAGATATACGCCGGAATGGTGGCACCGGAATGTGAATCAGTACGGGCTGCTCAAGACGATCCGCATTGACGCTTCGGGTACTTTTATAGATGGAGTGAAGATGTCGGAGGTGACCATTCAGGAGGTGAAGCTGCATGAGCCGTTCTGGACGCTTCGGTTCACGGTGGACGAGCAGGCAGAACATGTAGGCGGATTGACGCTGTATGGGGCGGGCTTCGGCAATCACGACCAGGATATTGTGGTTCGGGTGTATCTCCGGTAGGTTGCGGCAGAACAGGCAGTACAGTACACTTTCAGTAACCGGTGATGCCGGTCAGGCTTAAGGGATCACTTTGAAGAGAATACTTCGGATAAAGGGAGTGTTATATAATGAACGCAGAAATGGTCATGCAGGAGCTGGAAGAGCTCGGCAAGGAACGAACCAAGAAAATATACAGCTCGAATGGCGCGCAGGAACCGCTTTTTGGTGTAGCTACCGGGGCGATGAAGCCGATTTTCAAAAAAACCAAAATCAATCAGCCGCTGGCTGAAAAGCTATATGCGACGGGGAATTATGACGCGATGTATTTTGCCGGAATCATTGCCGACCCTAACGGGATGACGGAAGCCGATTATGACCGGTGGATGGACGGGGCTTATTTCTACATGCTGTCTGATTTCGTGGTGGCCGTAACTCTGGCGGAGGCGGATATCGCCCAGCAGGTTGCCGATAAATGGATCGCGAGCGGCGAGGACCTGAGAATGTCGGCGGGCTGGAGCTGTTACTGCTGGCTGCTGGGAAGCCGCCCGGATAAGGAATTCTCTGAGAGCAAGCTGGCCGGTATGCTGGAGCTGGTGAGCAAGAGTATTCATGAGGCGCCGGAGCGTACCAAATATTCAATGAACAACTTCCTGTACACCGTAGCCGTATCCTATTCGCCGCTGCATGATCTGGCAACGGAGACGGCGAAAAGGGTAGGCCCGGTAGAGGTGGGCAAGGACAAGCCTGCAGGCAAATTCATTAATGCCTACGACAATATACAAAAGGCGGTCGAAAAAGGCCGCGTCGGATTTAAACGCAAGCATGTGCGGTGCTAGGAAGGTATCCGCTGAATCTAGTACTTTAATTAACATCTGCCTCCTGACGTGGGCAGGTGTTTTTTTGTTGGGGCGGAGTTCACGATTGTAAGCCGTCTGCAAAATACGTTTAACTAACGTTCCACCCACGTCCACCCTGTTCAGCACATGCTCAAACCACGTTTAACCTGTTTTTTTGCGCGGCTGGAATCCGGTTGCCTTTATAATCCTGCACAGTATACAACCTTATCCTCCTAATGCCGGACATAATCGCCAATTATTGTATTAAATGCAGCATTTCTCCTCCTCCAAGCGGCTTGTCAGGAAAATTCTTGTATTTCGTACAACAATCCGGCCGAAACCCCCGCTAGCCAGGAGCCCGAGTTACAAAACGTACAACATTTCCGGGCTAAGCTTCGGCGGCCGCAGGCCCCGGGAACCGGGGAGCCGCCCGTGTGGCGCTATGGCTGGACCGCTAGTTGTATCGCATGGTTTTTACATAACGAGATCAACAGAGTACTGTCTGTTGGTCTCTTTTGCTGCGGAGCCCGGCATAAATAATTGTCACGCCTCAGGCTGCTCAAGTGTTATATCTATAGAAACAGAAGAAATAGAAGAAAGGAGACCAACGTGGATTCTATCGAAGAGAAGATTGGGAGAATACAGGCAGGAGAAGCCCACCTGTACTCCGAAGTGATCAGGCTGTACCAGCAGCGGATATACCTCTACTGCTTCCGGCTACTGAACAGCAAGGAAGAGGCGGAGGATGCGGTGCAGGATGTTCTGATTAAGGCCTACCAGAATATCGGGCAATACAAGCCGCAGGCGGATTTCGTATCCTGGCTCTACAAGATCGCTTACCACCATTGTCTGAACCAGCTGCGGCGGCAGAAATTTCAGCTTCAACTGCGCAAGCTGCTCCGGCAGGAGGTTGCAGTGGACAGCGCCGAACAAATGGTGGAGAACCGCCTGTTCAGCGAGCCGGTCTCGGCCGCCCTGGGGAAGCTTGATATGGAAGACCGGAATTTGTTGATTCTGCGTATTTATGAAGATAAATCGTTTGCAGAAATCGGCGAAATTCTGGGTGTTAGTACGGCTACCGTACGCAAAAGATATGAACGGACCAGAGACAAACTGAAAAAAGCGATTGAGAGAAAGGAGAAACAATTATGGCCAAGAGTGAATTGACCCCGGAGGAGCGGTTTCTGAAGGACGGAGACCGGTCTGCTAATTATATCTCCGTTGATGTACATGACCCGGTAATGAAAGCGCTCGGGCTTGGAGGGACTTTACCTGCTGATGAAGAGCAGACAACGGTGCAGACGCTTCCGCCAAACGGAGGTGCTCCTAACATTATGCGCAGGGTTGAGACAGAAGCCGGAACGGGACGTAAGCGGAAGCGAATCCTGCGGATTCGGGTGCAGGGCTGGGTGGCGGCACTCCTTGTGGTAGTGTTGCTGGGCGGCGGTTATACCCAGTATTCCGGTGAAGTCCGGCAGGGGGCTGGGGCTCAGTACAAGGTGCTGCCCTATAAGCCGCTTCCGGTGACGGCATCAGGCGGCATGATAGAGAAGGCGAAAGAACCCTTGATGCCCTATACTCCTCAAGCACAGCCGGGTATAGAGGATGAAGCCTACCAGGAGAGTAAGCTCTACAGCCAGAAATATTCAAAAGGGCACGAACTCATGAAGGAGTTGCTGCTTCCCGGAGAGTATGCCACCTATGTAATTGCGCGTGAAGACCGGCAGGAAGAGGGGAGTCTTAACATGTACCTTCCACCGCTCACGTTCAAGGAGTATGCAGCTTACAAGACCAGCGTAGAGAAGCACAACATTCCGCTAGTGAAGCAACCGGCGTATATGCCGGAAGGGTATGTCTTGGACGAGGCAATCATCAAGCCTTCTTTCCTAAAGGTCCCAGATGAGAAGCAGCTTGAGGGCGGAAACGAGAGAGACCTGGGGGACAACTTCCGGCTGATCTGGAGAGTAGAGAAGGCGGAGAACCTTGTCTACCAGTATTCCTCGCTGATATATAAGAAGGGGGAGACTCAGGTAAGAATTGGTGTCTCACGTGTTGATGACAATTCAGGACCGGCATATCCGCTGCCGTGGAGCGAAAAGACAAAGGTGGAGAATGTTGAGATAGGTGGCAAGCAGCTCATTTATCTCGATGACTCCAGCAACACAGAGCTCGACTTGGGGTATAAGTATAAACTGGTTTGGTCTGACCCCGAAGCGCAGATCATCTATTCCGTGGCGGTTGGTCAGGAGAATTCGGAGTTAACCAAGGATGATATCATCCTCATTGCAGCCAGTATGATAAATTAGACGAATGCAGATTGGGCGCTCAGGGCTGTCCCGCTATCTATGATAGCGGGACAGCCCTCGGGCATTTTTTATATCCGAAAGATTGCATTTCCGGGAGATTTTAAAATAAATCGTGCATTGCCCTTATATAAACTTCAATTCCTAATTGTTACTATAGCAATGTAGCAAGACAATACAGATTTATACAGGAGGGTTAAAGATGTTGAATTGGAAGCGTTCTCTTTCGATGTTGGCCATGACAGCTATATTAGGTACACTAGCTGCCTGCGGCGGCGGAGGGAATGGAGCAAACAATGCAGGAGCTGCTACTGAGGCACCTGCCAGCACAAATGCAACTGAGGCTGCAACTACTGCTCCAAGCAGTGAACCTGTCAAGCTTCGTATTATGTGGTGGGGCTCCCAGCCGCGTCACGAAGCTACCTTGGCGGCGCTGGATTTGTATACGAAGAACAATCCGAATGTAACGTTTGAGCCGGAGTATTCAGGTATGGACGGTTATCTGGACA
This window contains:
- a CDS encoding ArsR/SmtB family transcription factor translates to MIKADGKPEYMPLYEALASEVRWRIMSLIAECEMNVKDIADKLALSPSIVTLHIRKLEAAGLTGSRRVRLNGGTHKLCFLKAASIDIQLPSVRKDAKVLEQSISVGHYTAFEVHPTCGLGTHEMEIGVWDDPRYFLDPERVNAAILWFGRGYVEYKMPNYLAAGQTADFLEISMELASEAPGLRDEWPSDIGFTFNGVFLGAWTSPADFGRAARGRYTPEWWHRNVNQYGLLKTIRIDASGTFIDGVKMSEVTIQEVKLHEPFWTLRFTVDEQAEHVGGLTLYGAGFGNHDQDIVVRVYLR
- a CDS encoding DNA alkylation repair protein, producing the protein MNAEMVMQELEELGKERTKKIYSSNGAQEPLFGVATGAMKPIFKKTKINQPLAEKLYATGNYDAMYFAGIIADPNGMTEADYDRWMDGAYFYMLSDFVVAVTLAEADIAQQVADKWIASGEDLRMSAGWSCYCWLLGSRPDKEFSESKLAGMLELVSKSIHEAPERTKYSMNNFLYTVAVSYSPLHDLATETAKRVGPVEVGKDKPAGKFINAYDNIQKAVEKGRVGFKRKHVRC
- a CDS encoding RNA polymerase sigma factor codes for the protein MDSIEEKIGRIQAGEAHLYSEVIRLYQQRIYLYCFRLLNSKEEAEDAVQDVLIKAYQNIGQYKPQADFVSWLYKIAYHHCLNQLRRQKFQLQLRKLLRQEVAVDSAEQMVENRLFSEPVSAALGKLDMEDRNLLILRIYEDKSFAEIGEILGVSTATVRKRYERTRDKLKKAIERKEKQLWPRVN